AGGCGCTACCCTCCAAGAGGATCAACTGTATGGCATTTACCACCCTGATACTCGATGCCCCGGCCCACCGTTGCTGTTTGAGGAAGTTGATCGCTTTCTTGAGCTGGGCCTGGCCGTCACCCTCAACCTGCACTATTTCGCGGACAAAGAGCGCATCCGGCAGCACTACACCACGCGCATTCACTATGCCGAGATCAACTGCCACGACGAGCCTGCCTTTATTGCCGCCGTGAGTCAGGCCGGGGGTTACAGCGTGTTCAAGACGCGCTTGAACATCCCCCTCGGCGCCAGCCTGGTCCGCGCCGCCAGCTCGCCCGCGCTGGCCACGCCACTGCGCGCTATTGCCCAGGCCGGCACCGGGGTTAATCATATTGATCGGCTTGAGTGCGAGCAGTGCGGCGTGGCGATACTCAACACACCGGGTTCCAACGCGGCCGCTGTTGCCGAGTACGTCGTGGCCCAGGCGCTGTTTCTGTCTCGCGACCTGGATTACTACAACGCCGAAACCCACAACGGCCATTGGGCAAAAGGCACCTTGGCACCTACCCCCGAATACGCCGAACTTACGTTGGGGCTGGTGGGCACCGGCAGCATTGCCCGGCAGGTAGCACACAAGGCGGCAGCGCTGGGCATCAAGGTGATCGTCACTGGGTCGGAGCGTTTTACCGAACCGGTGGCGCGCAGCCTTGAGCTTGAACGACGAGCTAGCCTTGCGCAGTTACTGGCCGAGGCGCACATCGTTTCGATCCACGTCCCGCTCACTACGCTGACCCGCGGTTTGTTCGGCACTGGCGAGTTCCGGCAGATGCGTCAAGGTTCAATCCTGATCAATACCGCACGCGGCGGGATCGTCGACGAACACCAGCTGGCCGCCTTCATGCGCGAGTTTCCCAGGCATATCAAGGCGGTCGCCATCGATACTTTTGCCCTGGAAAAGGACCGGTTCGACTCGCCACTGACCGGCGTTCCCAGCGCGCAACTCACGCCGCATATCGCCGGCAATACCACCACGGCAATCAGGACGGCATCGCGCCAGATCGTCGACAAGATCCACGCATTCAGTAACGCCGCCATCGTGCGTTAACCGACCGGACACAAGGAAGGCCACACCATGCAAACCTCTATTTTTACCCGTCTCAACGCCCTGAGTTGCACCGACCTCAGCGATGCGATGGACCGCCTGAAAATCGTTTGCCAGTGCACCGACATCATGCCCCTGGACCGCACGTTCAACCTCACAGGCAAAGCCTGGACCCTACGCTACGGCCCTATTGGCCTGGACGGCGGCTCGGTGGGTGATTACATCGACGACCTTGAGGCCGGCCAGGTGGTGGTGATCGACAACCAGGCGCGGCTCGACACCACCGTGTGGGGCGACTTGCTGACCTCTACCGCCGCCCGTAAGCAGTTGGCCGGGACGGTGATTGACGGTATCTGCCGCGACGTTGATCGTGCTCTGGAGCTTAACTACCCGATCTTTTCCCGGGGTAACTGGATGCGCACCGGCAAGGATCGGGTGCGTGTCGAAGCGATCCAGGCGCCCGTGACGCTGGGCGGCGTGCGGGTAC
The genomic region above belongs to Pseudomonas poae and contains:
- a CDS encoding RraA family protein, which gives rise to MQTSIFTRLNALSCTDLSDAMDRLKIVCQCTDIMPLDRTFNLTGKAWTLRYGPIGLDGGSVGDYIDDLEAGQVVVIDNQARLDTTVWGDLLTSTAARKQLAGTVIDGICRDVDRALELNYPIFSRGNWMRTGKDRVRVEAIQAPVTLGGVRVQPDDWLRGDGDGLVAIPAGSLSEVLAVAEEVHQAEEHIRAAIEAGVPLRQARADYGYHALQTPRA
- a CDS encoding hydroxyacid dehydrogenase, yielding MLFEEVDRFLELGLAVTLNLHYFADKERIRQHYTTRIHYAEINCHDEPAFIAAVSQAGGYSVFKTRLNIPLGASLVRAASSPALATPLRAIAQAGTGVNHIDRLECEQCGVAILNTPGSNAAAVAEYVVAQALFLSRDLDYYNAETHNGHWAKGTLAPTPEYAELTLGLVGTGSIARQVAHKAAALGIKVIVTGSERFTEPVARSLELERRASLAQLLAEAHIVSIHVPLTTLTRGLFGTGEFRQMRQGSILINTARGGIVDEHQLAAFMREFPRHIKAVAIDTFALEKDRFDSPLTGVPSAQLTPHIAGNTTTAIRTASRQIVDKIHAFSNAAIVR